From Spartinivicinus ruber, the proteins below share one genomic window:
- the cobO gene encoding cob(I)yrinic acid a,c-diamide adenosyltransferase: protein MTQTDEEKARYQARMAKKKAHIDQKVAEATEERGIIIVLTGNGKGKSTAGFGNVARCVGHGFKAGVIQFIKGTWACGERDLLEQHGVDFHVMATGFTWDTQDKEKDTAAAQAVWQSGKAMLTNPELRLVLLDELTYMIRYGYLDENEVITALQNRPKQQSVIITGRGCPKALIELAETVSEIKPVKHAFDTGIKAQQGIDW, encoded by the coding sequence ATGACTCAAACCGACGAAGAAAAAGCCCGTTACCAAGCCCGGATGGCGAAGAAAAAAGCCCATATTGATCAAAAAGTGGCTGAAGCAACAGAAGAACGTGGCATTATTATTGTGCTCACGGGTAATGGTAAAGGTAAAAGTACCGCCGGTTTTGGCAATGTGGCCCGCTGTGTGGGCCATGGTTTTAAAGCGGGTGTGATTCAGTTTATTAAAGGCACCTGGGCTTGCGGAGAAAGGGATTTACTGGAGCAACATGGAGTGGACTTTCATGTTATGGCTACCGGCTTTACCTGGGATACCCAGGATAAAGAAAAAGACACCGCCGCTGCCCAAGCGGTCTGGCAATCCGGCAAAGCCATGCTCACTAACCCAGAACTACGACTGGTGTTGTTGGATGAACTCACCTATATGATTCGTTATGGCTATTTGGATGAAAATGAAGTCATTACCGCCTTACAAAACCGGCCTAAACAGCAGTCGGTTATAATCACCGGCCGCGGCTGCCCGAAAGCATTAATTGAATTAGCTGAAACGGTAAGTGAAATAAAACCCGTGAAGCATGCTTTTGATACAGGGATTAAAGCCCAACAGGGGATTGATTGGTAA
- a CDS encoding TonB-dependent receptor domain-containing protein yields MPNFTPKPLLISLLIAGNTVAATEEPVVLDEIIVTPTLTPTTLANSLAPITLFTREAIEKSQAQDLPELLKRVPGLDIRQTGGIGSNTSIFSRGTATKHTLVLIDGIRINQPSSGTPQISLIDLDLVERVEIVRGPKAAIYGAAAMGAVINIITRKDTDKTLAPELNITRGSHKTEKYAGGISGKIEDTFYSLKLGYHNTEGFNRRTDDSLKENDGYRNNSINAYLKHNFSEKTSLSAYLFQNKGETELDFGGQNNQFTEFTIQTIGTELTHQFNDSLDLKLGVSQSKDFSDFLNEDNSSPSQLDIKSYSRVAHLNWKLNEHHLLTTGYEYIDDHIVGSTSLTKRSRYNHAYFIQDQITYGNHDIILGLRYENNEQFGHHLSKQFSYGYWFNDDLQVIASYGESFASPTFNDLYLPDTPGPTIYRSNPNLNPEEAKHYELALKGFSDSSSWRISLFETQIEDLIDNKNIPNSNIIQRQNIRRAEIQGFEAELVTELLGWNYTTSLTLIDPRDEDTDTTLRARSKQLVNMSLNKTWNRYTLGVEWFLQGKRHNVSGREDLPGFGTVNLLQSYKLTDDITLQWKINNIFDKDYETNKDFEEDGINTLVSLIYRPN; encoded by the coding sequence ATGCCAAACTTTACCCCTAAGCCATTGCTTATTAGTTTACTAATTGCCGGAAATACTGTTGCCGCCACTGAAGAACCTGTAGTACTTGATGAAATTATAGTCACCCCTACCCTTACCCCCACAACATTAGCGAACAGCCTAGCGCCTATTACTTTATTTACCCGTGAAGCAATCGAAAAAAGCCAAGCACAAGATTTACCGGAATTACTTAAACGGGTACCTGGGTTGGATATACGACAGACAGGGGGTATTGGCTCCAATACCAGTATTTTCAGTCGCGGTACTGCAACCAAACATACCTTAGTGTTAATTGACGGTATTCGCATTAACCAGCCCTCATCCGGTACACCACAAATCAGCTTAATTGACTTGGACTTAGTAGAACGAGTAGAAATTGTTCGTGGTCCTAAAGCCGCTATTTATGGTGCAGCCGCCATGGGCGCAGTGATTAATATTATTACCCGCAAGGATACGGACAAAACCTTAGCCCCTGAGTTAAATATCACCCGAGGCTCCCATAAAACTGAAAAATATGCTGGCGGCATTAGCGGTAAAATTGAAGATACTTTTTATAGTTTAAAACTGGGTTATCACAATACAGAAGGGTTTAATAGAAGAACAGACGACTCTCTAAAAGAGAATGATGGTTATCGGAATAACAGTATTAATGCCTACTTAAAACATAATTTTTCAGAAAAAACCTCACTCTCAGCCTACTTGTTTCAGAATAAAGGAGAAACTGAGCTTGACTTCGGTGGTCAGAATAACCAGTTTACTGAGTTTACCATACAAACTATTGGCACCGAGCTTACCCATCAATTTAATGATTCCTTAGATCTAAAACTAGGGGTTAGTCAATCAAAAGATTTTTCCGACTTTTTAAATGAAGATAACAGCTCTCCCTCACAATTAGATATTAAAAGTTATTCTCGTGTTGCTCATCTTAACTGGAAGCTTAATGAACACCATTTATTAACAACAGGTTATGAGTACATTGATGACCATATTGTAGGTAGTACTAGTCTAACAAAACGCTCTCGGTATAATCACGCCTATTTTATTCAAGACCAAATAACCTACGGTAATCACGATATTATCCTTGGCTTACGCTATGAAAATAACGAGCAATTTGGCCATCACTTAAGCAAGCAGTTTTCTTACGGCTACTGGTTTAATGACGATTTACAAGTCATTGCCAGTTATGGAGAGTCTTTTGCTTCCCCCACTTTTAATGACCTTTATCTTCCTGATACTCCTGGGCCTACAATTTATAGAAGCAATCCTAACCTTAACCCAGAAGAAGCAAAACACTATGAGTTAGCATTAAAAGGCTTTTCCGATAGCAGCTCATGGCGAATCAGCTTATTTGAAACCCAAATTGAAGATCTCATTGATAATAAAAATATTCCCAATAGCAATATTATTCAAAGACAAAACATCAGACGAGCAGAAATCCAAGGGTTTGAAGCTGAGTTGGTCACTGAGCTATTAGGCTGGAACTATACAACCAGTTTAACCTTAATTGATCCCAGGGATGAAGACACTGACACCACCCTACGCGCCCGCAGCAAACAATTAGTCAATATGAGTCTTAATAAAACCTGGAATCGCTATACGTTAGGTGTCGAGTGGTTTTTACAAGGTAAACGGCATAATGTCAGTGGCCGTGAAGACCTACCTGGTTTTGGTACTGTGAACTTATTACAATCCTATAAGTTAACGGATGATATTACCCTGCAATGGAAAATCAATAATATCTTTGACAAAGATTATGAAACCAATAAAGACTTTGAAGAAGATGGAATCAATACGTTAGTATCCTTGATTTATAGACCTAACTAA
- a CDS encoding substrate-binding periplasmic protein: MAVKLKLNTLCVAIFLSFLLFATTNRAAETEKSFRVILLTENYPPYNMSVNDKNFARGDNVDGLATDIVREMFKRAGIKYSLSLRFPWKRIFELTVQKRRYGLFSTSRTPEREELFKWVGPIASSDWVMMALKSSDISISSLDGARPYRVGGYKGDAKAKYLESKNFKLHLSFRDNENIKKLQTGKIDLWATGDLSGRYLAAQENVRDLKKVFTFKKSQLYLAMNKETPDAVVNALQKALDSMEQDGTKEKITNDYL, translated from the coding sequence ATGGCAGTAAAACTAAAGTTAAACACGCTTTGTGTCGCCATATTTTTGAGTTTTTTGTTGTTTGCCACCACCAATAGAGCAGCTGAAACGGAAAAAAGCTTTCGAGTGATATTGCTGACGGAAAACTATCCTCCTTATAATATGAGTGTTAATGATAAAAACTTTGCCAGGGGAGATAATGTTGATGGTTTGGCGACGGATATTGTCAGAGAGATGTTCAAGCGAGCAGGTATCAAGTATTCATTAAGCCTTCGTTTTCCTTGGAAGCGGATTTTTGAACTGACTGTTCAAAAAAGGCGGTACGGACTTTTTTCTACTTCCCGCACCCCTGAAAGAGAGGAACTGTTTAAGTGGGTTGGCCCAATTGCTTCTAGTGACTGGGTGATGATGGCATTAAAAAGCAGTGACATCTCAATTAGTAGCCTTGATGGTGCAAGGCCTTATCGCGTGGGTGGCTATAAAGGGGATGCGAAAGCTAAGTATCTGGAATCAAAAAACTTTAAGTTACACTTGTCATTTCGAGATAATGAAAATATTAAAAAACTTCAAACCGGTAAAATTGATCTTTGGGCAACAGGTGATTTATCTGGACGTTATCTGGCCGCACAAGAAAACGTTCGAGATTTAAAGAAAGTCTTTACCTTTAAAAAGAGCCAACTTTATTTAGCTATGAATAAAGAAACACCTGATGCAGTAGTTAATGCATTACAAAAAGCGCTGGATTCAATGGAGCAAGATGGTACTAAGGAAAAAATTACGAATGATTATTTGTAA